A stretch of Leptospira terpstrae serovar Hualin str. LT 11-33 = ATCC 700639 DNA encodes these proteins:
- a CDS encoding LamG-like jellyroll fold domain-containing protein: MKRFTLPLVFFFLSSCGLPSLVRDPLEFLAFLRFFSSPQFTGHSIGGAVSGLASGTSVTLTNNQESITIASDGNFTFPTKLSSGASYNVSFVTNGVGITCSIANAQGTVQSSNVTNVSITCGLASGFYEVGVNVTNLSGTITVENNATETLNISTTGLTKFTTLIPSGSNYAVTITAQPAGTICSFDDPTLTIGTIATANVTIFLTCVSGYIVGGNIHSTPSTDLGTSLIARKSFLKTRVGSYPINAGGAGAVTGGAVVSATPTTARFNAPGMIATDGNFIYLADSMNAVIRKIDKSNGTTTILAGGNAGGGTVCPGTLTTNCKDGVGTAAEFNGIIGLTTNGNNLFVLESSGRRIRKVNLATSVVSTFAGTGNAAFADNVSGILASFNNPSWITMFNGNLYVVDRGNCTIRVVNPTTTAVSTIAGGPTLCSFANDPIGTNARFVSPLGVVGLGGYLYITDIGVGGGHKIRRLSLSGTNAVDTLAGDGVQASTDGIGTAAQFNDPHGLTTDGTNLFISEWSGHKIRHLNLSTGQVTTLVGSASGYEDNTGGSGLLNFPGYLLSDGINVYIADTGNHSLRYLEPSELLRFTFDGNTNDSIGTNHGTIVGGPTPTIDENALANGAYEFDGSGDMIQSSANITPQISDNLTISAWVYPAGTASPSTQFIFYNGQGGANGYGLVFEGEGTSRRLYISLGAVGPSGFTTMRLPLNQWSHVVLRRSFPNWQIYINGKPDAMVFSTNPIAPANTFKVGDSGGGVFFKGKISDVRFFNGALDNDSIQKLAVQVPLGLISYFPFNGNARDYGNFRNDLNITGAVATTDRNGHPNGAYYFNGASFMQKLSPSGLPMGTTPRTICGWFNKASSIGEYIVGYGSFTTSQGNGLVVSDTVTGMFGVSDDVTIFHEGFRNQWMHLCGTYNSPNVEVYENGVLRVSAAMPTWSTVAGPSLEVGRRLDGVGNFTGDLDEIRIYNRVLSLAEIRTLSGAYPTQVSSWNQTPASSSLKFFLMPEAASFGPGACSGGSNCVGIWDDRSGSGFHVSQGTGSQQPIFSATGINGSKGLRFSNTAATFLSRACVPELNTVANTIFAVFNDLDGTGSDGLFQNGAIGTGKLLYLPDGPGNRLSLFDQIGNTIRLISNANYSSVNEFILMSLDYNGTSGNIYKGGAVEASSSFGAPTYNCGGGNLDIGRYYFGGIAPSDGDYFDGFIGDFIYFDQVLSTSDREIVECYLSNKYNLPVGHTCR, translated from the coding sequence ATGAAGAGATTTACATTACCGCTGGTATTTTTTTTCCTCTCTTCCTGCGGGCTTCCTTCCCTAGTGAGGGACCCGTTGGAGTTCTTGGCATTCCTGCGTTTTTTCTCAAGTCCCCAGTTTACAGGACATAGTATTGGTGGAGCTGTATCTGGGCTTGCGTCTGGAACTTCGGTGACTCTAACCAACAACCAAGAATCCATTACAATCGCAAGCGATGGGAATTTTACCTTCCCCACAAAATTAAGTTCAGGTGCAAGTTATAACGTAAGTTTTGTCACAAATGGGGTTGGCATTACCTGTTCGATCGCAAATGCACAAGGAACAGTCCAAAGTAGCAACGTAACTAATGTTAGTATTACTTGTGGGTTGGCCAGTGGCTTCTACGAAGTAGGAGTGAATGTAACAAACCTCAGCGGAACTATCACTGTCGAAAACAACGCAACTGAAACACTTAATATATCCACAACGGGTCTAACAAAATTCACTACCCTGATTCCCTCAGGTTCCAATTATGCGGTGACCATCACCGCACAACCTGCCGGTACGATTTGTTCCTTTGATGATCCAACATTGACAATAGGTACTATAGCAACTGCCAATGTAACCATATTCCTAACATGTGTAAGTGGATATATAGTTGGTGGGAACATTCATTCAACCCCCAGTACAGATCTAGGGACCAGTCTTATCGCTAGAAAATCATTTCTAAAAACAAGGGTAGGTTCTTATCCGATCAATGCTGGCGGAGCCGGAGCTGTGACAGGAGGAGCCGTAGTGAGTGCTACACCTACTACTGCTCGATTCAATGCACCAGGTATGATTGCTACTGATGGTAATTTCATATACTTAGCGGACTCTATGAACGCAGTCATTCGAAAGATCGACAAATCAAATGGAACCACAACGATCCTTGCTGGTGGAAATGCTGGAGGTGGTACAGTTTGTCCGGGAACTCTCACTACCAACTGCAAAGATGGTGTGGGAACAGCGGCCGAGTTCAATGGAATCATTGGCCTCACAACCAATGGAAATAATTTATTTGTATTAGAATCATCTGGCAGAAGGATTAGAAAGGTAAACCTTGCCACTTCTGTGGTTTCCACTTTTGCTGGAACTGGGAATGCCGCTTTTGCAGATAATGTTTCAGGAATTCTAGCCTCTTTCAATAACCCTTCTTGGATCACCATGTTCAATGGCAATCTCTATGTTGTCGATCGAGGCAATTGTACCATTCGTGTTGTGAACCCTACAACAACAGCCGTAAGCACGATTGCAGGTGGTCCAACTCTCTGTAGTTTTGCGAATGACCCAATAGGGACTAACGCTCGTTTTGTGTCGCCACTTGGTGTCGTTGGCCTAGGTGGATACCTCTATATTACGGATATTGGCGTGGGTGGTGGACATAAAATTCGCAGGCTTTCCTTAAGTGGAACGAACGCAGTAGACACGTTAGCCGGGGATGGTGTACAAGCTTCCACTGATGGAATCGGAACCGCAGCCCAGTTCAATGACCCGCATGGCCTTACCACTGACGGCACAAACCTTTTTATTTCAGAGTGGTCAGGGCATAAAATCAGACATCTCAATCTATCAACAGGACAAGTTACAACTCTTGTAGGAAGTGCCTCTGGCTATGAAGATAATACTGGTGGGAGCGGCCTATTGAACTTTCCCGGTTATTTATTGTCAGACGGAATAAACGTATATATAGCAGATACAGGAAACCACTCGTTACGTTATTTAGAACCCTCAGAATTATTACGTTTTACTTTTGACGGAAATACAAACGATTCGATTGGCACTAATCATGGAACCATTGTAGGTGGGCCAACTCCAACTATAGACGAGAATGCTCTAGCTAATGGAGCTTATGAGTTCGATGGAAGTGGGGACATGATCCAATCCTCAGCAAATATTACACCTCAAATCTCCGATAACCTAACAATCTCAGCATGGGTGTATCCAGCAGGAACTGCTTCACCTTCTACTCAATTTATATTCTATAATGGACAAGGTGGTGCCAATGGATACGGACTCGTCTTTGAAGGCGAAGGGACCTCACGAAGATTGTATATCTCACTTGGTGCTGTTGGACCAAGTGGCTTTACAACCATGCGGTTACCTCTAAACCAATGGTCGCATGTGGTTCTCAGGCGATCCTTTCCCAACTGGCAAATTTATATTAACGGAAAACCAGATGCAATGGTTTTTTCTACGAACCCCATTGCACCAGCGAACACTTTCAAAGTAGGAGATTCAGGTGGAGGTGTGTTTTTTAAAGGGAAAATCTCTGATGTTCGTTTTTTTAATGGGGCACTCGACAACGATTCCATTCAAAAACTTGCAGTGCAAGTTCCTCTTGGCCTTATCTCCTATTTCCCCTTCAATGGGAATGCCAGAGATTACGGAAATTTTCGCAATGATCTGAACATCACTGGAGCGGTGGCAACAACGGACCGCAATGGACATCCCAACGGAGCTTACTACTTTAACGGTGCCTCCTTTATGCAAAAATTAAGTCCCAGTGGATTGCCAATGGGGACTACCCCAAGAACTATTTGTGGATGGTTTAATAAAGCAAGTTCTATTGGCGAATATATTGTAGGATATGGATCCTTCACTACTTCACAAGGGAATGGGCTTGTGGTTTCTGATACTGTCACTGGTATGTTTGGTGTGTCTGATGATGTTACAATCTTTCACGAAGGTTTTCGCAACCAATGGATGCATCTCTGCGGGACCTATAATTCCCCGAATGTTGAAGTTTATGAGAATGGAGTTTTACGCGTTTCAGCTGCAATGCCGACTTGGTCTACAGTCGCTGGACCTAGCCTAGAAGTAGGAAGACGGCTTGATGGTGTTGGAAACTTTACTGGCGATCTTGATGAGATTCGAATTTATAACCGCGTACTTTCTTTAGCTGAAATTCGAACTCTCTCTGGTGCTTATCCCACGCAAGTCAGTAGCTGGAACCAAACGCCTGCTAGCAGCAGTTTGAAATTTTTTCTAATGCCGGAAGCTGCTTCCTTTGGACCGGGAGCTTGTAGTGGAGGTTCCAATTGTGTGGGTATTTGGGACGACAGGAGTGGAAGTGGATTTCATGTTAGCCAAGGCACGGGATCCCAACAGCCAATTTTTAGCGCTACTGGTATCAATGGATCAAAGGGTTTACGTTTTTCTAATACGGCAGCAACATTTTTATCAAGAGCTTGTGTTCCTGAATTAAACACCGTCGCCAATACTATTTTTGCAGTATTCAACGATTTAGATGGAACTGGGAGCGACGGACTTTTTCAAAATGGTGCCATTGGCACAGGTAAGTTATTGTATTTACCAGATGGCCCTGGGAACCGACTCAGCTTATTTGACCAAATAGGAAACACAATACGCTTAATCTCTAACGCCAATTACAGTAGTGTCAACGAATTCATTTTAATGTCTCTTGATTATAATGGCACTTCAGGAAATATTTATAAAGGAGGAGCCGTTGAAGCTTCCTCTAGTTTCGGGGCACCTACGTACAATTGCGGAGGTGGAAACCTTGATATTGGTAGGTATTATTTTGGAGGAATAGCTCCATCAGATGGGGATTATTTTGATGGTTTTATCGGAGATTTCATTTATTTTGACCAAGTTCTTAGCACCAGTGATAGAGAAATTGTGGAATGTTATTTATCCAATAAATACAATCTTCCAGTGGGCCATACTTGTCGTTAA
- a CDS encoding DUF1554 domain-containing protein translates to MKTYVTAVTYSIPSIGSIAGADTICNNDSGKPVGGSFYKALLVDAAGCIGSTPCRRASITANIGDGQIDWALKPNTNYVRSDGVTPIMTTNANALFIFGTLTNSWTSAALTGISGMSGTWVTFAGLTCINYSVNSGSVTTTQYQQTGSVSLSGTSSSCTLSFTLLCIEQ, encoded by the coding sequence ATGAAAACTTATGTTACGGCCGTAACCTATTCCATCCCGAGTATCGGAAGTATTGCCGGTGCTGATACCATTTGCAATAACGATTCAGGCAAACCAGTCGGAGGATCTTTTTACAAAGCCTTACTTGTAGATGCAGCAGGTTGTATTGGAAGTACCCCTTGCAGAAGAGCTTCTATAACGGCAAATATAGGTGATGGACAAATTGACTGGGCATTAAAACCAAACACAAATTATGTGAGATCTGATGGAGTCACTCCCATCATGACTACCAATGCAAATGCTTTATTCATCTTTGGGACATTAACTAACAGTTGGACAAGTGCAGCTTTAACTGGCATCAGTGGAATGTCTGGAACTTGGGTAACCTTTGCAGGACTCACTTGTATTAACTATAGCGTAAATTCCGGCTCAGTGACCACCACCCAATACCAACAAACAGGGAGCGTATCACTTTCTGGTACTTCTTCTTCCTGCACACTCTCATTCACTTTGCTTTGTATCGAACAATAA
- a CDS encoding LamG domain-containing protein, protein MMKIQRNRHNRIFSHDVQSGLFFISIVLSILFCKPTDMENANDAYSREYTETQVLSCLLQGPYCPRSLSSAPIQPLVQLDFTNGSLVNSGPVVFNFSSQEWAPNLTTGKDGDANGGLNFDTNNRYYSSAAGQDASLPLGSSPRTLCAWIKPSQLPANNSHQLVFRYGNTTTANASVLALSTSSGNKVSFLGFGYDALADYTIPLNTWSHICSSYSGGNTVSIYVNGNFIASPAFAGSGPLNTTSGAFVIGTWTGSGGLAYYWWGDSDDMRVYDIALNSVQIAQIYRLGAAF, encoded by the coding sequence ATGATGAAAATACAAAGAAATCGCCATAATCGTATTTTTTCTCATGATGTGCAATCTGGCTTATTTTTCATCTCGATTGTTTTATCTATTTTATTTTGTAAACCCACTGATATGGAGAATGCAAATGATGCATACAGTCGGGAATATACAGAAACTCAGGTACTAAGTTGTTTGCTCCAAGGTCCTTATTGTCCTCGTAGTTTGTCCAGTGCGCCAATCCAACCATTAGTGCAATTGGATTTTACTAACGGCTCCTTAGTGAATTCGGGACCAGTGGTATTTAATTTTTCTTCTCAGGAATGGGCGCCAAATTTAACAACAGGCAAAGACGGCGATGCCAATGGAGGATTAAATTTCGATACGAATAATCGATATTATTCCTCAGCAGCAGGCCAAGATGCCAGTTTACCATTGGGATCAAGTCCAAGGACATTATGTGCTTGGATCAAACCTTCGCAACTTCCTGCAAATAATTCACACCAATTGGTTTTTCGTTATGGTAATACTACTACTGCAAATGCATCTGTACTTGCTTTATCAACGTCTTCTGGAAATAAAGTTTCATTTTTAGGATTCGGATATGATGCCCTTGCTGATTATACAATCCCGTTGAACACTTGGTCGCACATTTGTTCCTCATATAGCGGAGGGAATACGGTAAGTATCTATGTGAATGGGAACTTTATCGCAAGCCCTGCTTTTGCTGGTTCTGGTCCACTCAATACTACTTCTGGAGCATTTGTCATTGGGACTTGGACTGGAAGTGGTGGGTTGGCATATTACTGGTGGGGTGATTCCGATGATATGCGGGTCTATGATATTGCCTTAAACTCAGTCCAAATCGCCCAGATTTATCGATTGGGAGCTGCCTTTTAA
- a CDS encoding LamG-like jellyroll fold domain-containing protein, whose translation MKIRPINNLQLNFQTCHFRFIFLFLLFPVFTCNPSDFNNAGDVYSREYNETQILACLLKGKDCFPCTSGNSFSYPKSEYLLGQNFPVSIKTNFCNQVTKCTVSPALPAGLTINNETCEISGAPSILANYIDYTVTLNTSSGELSTTLRIAIEIGSFVHLKFTDGSLENSGIQPLILTAGPTLSTTTGYEGDTNGAIHLNNTDITSQIGGDSMLPSGTLPRTICIWLKPNALLGSGVQELILTYGTLFSNACGFGLQNTAGVTGLYFTRANFSAKQTFAPPANVWTHICIVFDGTNSSFYTNGTFLGTPATTGSGLVDTILQKITFGSWGGGYYYHGAIDGFRVFGSALSATAVNQVYQGLPVVGP comes from the coding sequence ATGAAAATTAGACCAATAAATAATTTACAATTAAATTTCCAAACTTGTCATTTCCGATTCATTTTTCTATTCTTACTTTTCCCGGTATTTACTTGTAATCCTTCCGATTTTAATAATGCAGGGGATGTTTATAGTCGTGAGTATAATGAAACCCAAATTCTTGCTTGCCTCTTAAAAGGTAAGGACTGTTTTCCTTGCACCAGTGGAAATTCTTTTTCTTACCCTAAGAGTGAATACCTTTTGGGACAAAACTTCCCAGTTTCTATAAAAACAAATTTTTGCAATCAGGTTACTAAATGTACGGTTTCTCCGGCGTTACCAGCAGGTCTTACAATAAATAACGAAACTTGTGAAATCAGCGGAGCTCCATCAATTTTGGCAAATTACATTGATTATACGGTGACTTTGAATACGAGTTCAGGTGAATTGAGTACAACTTTAAGAATCGCTATTGAAATTGGATCCTTCGTTCATTTAAAATTTACGGATGGATCTTTGGAGAATTCAGGCATCCAACCATTAATTCTAACAGCTGGACCTACTCTTTCCACAACCACTGGATATGAAGGAGACACAAATGGGGCAATACATCTCAATAATACAGATATTACTTCCCAAATTGGCGGGGATAGTATGTTGCCAAGCGGAACATTGCCAAGAACCATTTGTATTTGGCTCAAGCCAAACGCACTCCTCGGATCTGGAGTGCAGGAATTGATATTGACTTACGGAACACTTTTTAGTAATGCTTGCGGCTTTGGACTGCAAAACACTGCGGGAGTGACTGGGTTATATTTTACTCGAGCAAACTTTAGTGCGAAACAAACCTTTGCTCCACCTGCAAATGTCTGGACACATATTTGTATTGTTTTTGACGGAACAAATTCTTCCTTTTATACCAATGGTACCTTTTTGGGTACTCCAGCTACGACTGGTTCCGGTTTAGTAGACACGATTTTACAAAAAATTACTTTTGGAAGTTGGGGAGGCGGATATTATTACCACGGTGCCATTGATGGATTTCGTGTATTTGGCTCGGCACTCAGTGCCACAGCAGTAAATCAAGTGTATCAAGGATTACCTGTAGTTGGCCCTTAA
- a CDS encoding 7TM diverse intracellular signaling domain-containing protein, producing MKHILRVILLFLLLVGTSCAPDGSGNQNVTNQFEFLRDPSTEIPLNQIQKLELWKPIYEHQLSFNFTNDVIWLRGKTSDGKFSKGKILSLEWKALDEAILFYPEKSKEFQLYKTGDTIPKSQWTLPEALYPSFQIPNKKKDEYFYIRIQSKSLISFPILSLDEKSFNKRMILETAVTWLILGVCAVMFVFALFYFFAFGLSEFFFYAGYVVCTVLWYNGQYGNAYDVLWPEFPWWQNKAILTFSTLGIPFSFQFVRMFLNTKLHNPRIDKILLIMGIVALFCVPAILISDTTKIFSRIATYIYLISIPLILGTALQIFFKGERRILFFLISWGSYFIISYNTMFYLLGILPYSIPLLYSAVFIFPIDLFFLLFNLLQKYEKLEGERNEILHRIVTLNNAPTTRYVKSKLNAVNTEESLSKLESWMRQSKPYLDEKLDLEIASRAIGLTVQQTSELLNSKLGISFRSYLNSFRITEAKNFLIDNPEMSILSIAYATGFGSKTAFNVEFKKATGLSPLQFKQSHVAKNQ from the coding sequence ATGAAACATATTTTGCGGGTCATTCTCTTGTTCCTACTTTTGGTAGGAACCTCATGCGCACCCGATGGTTCAGGCAACCAAAACGTAACCAATCAATTCGAATTTTTGAGAGATCCTTCTACAGAAATTCCATTGAACCAAATTCAAAAATTAGAACTTTGGAAACCAATTTACGAACACCAACTCTCGTTTAATTTTACTAATGATGTCATTTGGCTTCGAGGAAAAACTTCCGATGGGAAATTTTCAAAAGGTAAGATTCTTTCTTTGGAATGGAAAGCTCTTGACGAAGCGATTTTATTTTATCCAGAAAAATCCAAAGAATTCCAATTATATAAAACAGGAGACACAATCCCGAAATCACAATGGACATTGCCAGAAGCTCTCTACCCCAGCTTCCAAATTCCAAACAAAAAAAAAGATGAATATTTTTATATTCGAATCCAATCAAAATCCTTAATCTCTTTTCCCATTCTTTCTTTAGATGAAAAATCGTTTAACAAACGTATGATTTTAGAAACCGCAGTGACTTGGCTGATTTTGGGTGTCTGTGCTGTAATGTTTGTATTTGCTCTTTTTTATTTTTTTGCTTTTGGATTAAGTGAATTTTTCTTTTATGCGGGTTATGTAGTTTGTACTGTTCTCTGGTACAATGGCCAGTATGGAAATGCTTACGATGTCCTATGGCCAGAATTTCCTTGGTGGCAGAACAAAGCCATTTTAACATTTTCCACTCTTGGAATTCCTTTTTCATTCCAATTTGTCCGAATGTTTTTAAATACAAAATTGCACAACCCACGGATTGACAAAATTCTACTGATCATGGGGATTGTGGCTCTCTTTTGCGTACCTGCGATTCTTATATCTGATACAACTAAAATTTTTTCTAGAATCGCAACTTATATTTATCTTATCTCCATTCCTTTAATTCTTGGAACTGCCTTACAAATTTTTTTCAAAGGAGAAAGACGTATCCTTTTCTTTCTTATTAGTTGGGGATCCTATTTTATCATTAGTTATAATACAATGTTTTATCTTTTAGGAATTTTACCATATTCTATTCCTCTACTCTATTCAGCGGTGTTTATTTTTCCCATCGATCTATTTTTCTTGTTGTTTAATCTATTACAAAAATATGAAAAATTAGAAGGCGAACGAAATGAAATCCTACACCGAATTGTCACCTTGAATAATGCGCCAACGACTCGTTATGTGAAGTCAAAGTTAAACGCGGTAAACACTGAAGAGTCTCTTTCAAAATTAGAATCATGGATGAGACAATCAAAACCTTATTTAGATGAAAAGTTGGATTTAGAAATTGCCTCGAGAGCAATAGGTCTCACTGTCCAACAAACTTCTGAATTACTCAATTCCAAATTGGGGATTAGTTTTCGCAGTTATTTAAATTCCTTTCGCATCACAGAAGCCAAAAACTTCCTTATTGACAATCCAGAAATGTCCATCCTTTCCATTGCTTATGCGACCGGTTTTGGTTCCAAAACTGCTTTTAATGTAGAATTTAAAAAAGCCACGGGTCTCAGTCCTTTGCAATTCAAGCAGTCCCATGTTGCCAAGAATCAATAA
- a CDS encoding sensor histidine kinase, with amino-acid sequence MAVKNGIGTLVLFVMKWKLTIWLAFLCCCAPVTSFIETPMAIQGQLDLQSWDFNQNLPLSGEWVFYWKQWIQPQIPLSENRSDEKKIFKEPTSINHFQTIGERWKNKLDGIGYATYQLTVRFPDTAKRNIYALRFFQTGGAAMSIYVDGILQLELGKVGISKDTMVPTRSSGLVVIPYPNKETNILINISNFHHDDGAFWYPPILGLFDHIQKQTVSEVIKDSLLTGALLFMAFYHFVVFLFRRNRFIILYFGMYCFVIALHSISLNGDSLYYLFPEVVYKIAFALSLIFYLAMPFYLSFLKEKFPENFSKKTVNFFIITCSFLFLFVLIAPSDLGSKTTLLGIFLTILGLFYSIICLVYASFQKREMSLPLLLIQVFLFLCAINDTLYLYGILNYFLILKYSYLTTVLFQSLILASYFTKSVIKTEVLGKELIKLNESLEKTVILRTQEYKEAKHIAEEANEWKDKFISLVAHDLRSPLSTVYSALTIVTDKDSTEEEKTHIFKQLFVILENAMSTVEHLLNLNRFNKGKIHLNLSKNNFLNVLRPLIDSFALELQKKSIRLDYSISETATIYADKSILIEIMRNVIANAIKFSNPNGWIKVGIRDNEQSTEITIEDNGRGIPIERQKDLFYKQMTSPGSLGEKGFGIGLKLCFELIRLHQGNIRAESQERKGSLFTLEFPKET; translated from the coding sequence ATGGCAGTGAAGAATGGAATCGGTACATTAGTTTTGTTTGTAATGAAATGGAAACTTACTATTTGGTTGGCCTTTCTTTGTTGTTGTGCACCTGTAACTTCTTTTATCGAAACTCCCATGGCCATCCAAGGCCAACTGGATTTACAATCCTGGGATTTTAATCAAAACCTACCTCTATCAGGTGAATGGGTATTTTATTGGAAACAATGGATCCAACCGCAAATACCTCTTTCAGAAAATCGATCCGATGAAAAAAAAATATTTAAGGAACCAACGTCCATTAATCATTTCCAAACCATTGGAGAAAGATGGAAAAATAAATTGGATGGAATTGGTTATGCCACCTACCAACTAACAGTTAGATTTCCTGATACAGCAAAAAGGAATATTTATGCTCTCCGATTTTTTCAGACGGGAGGAGCTGCCATGTCCATCTATGTGGATGGAATATTGCAATTAGAGTTGGGGAAAGTGGGTATCTCCAAAGATACTATGGTTCCCACTCGTAGCTCTGGATTGGTTGTTATACCTTATCCAAACAAAGAAACAAACATTCTGATAAATATTTCTAATTTTCATCATGATGATGGGGCGTTTTGGTATCCACCAATCTTAGGATTATTTGATCACATACAAAAACAGACGGTTAGCGAAGTAATTAAAGATTCTTTACTTACTGGTGCACTTTTATTTATGGCCTTCTATCATTTTGTTGTATTTTTATTTAGAAGGAATAGGTTCATCATTCTCTATTTTGGAATGTATTGTTTTGTAATCGCCCTCCATTCTATTTCTTTAAATGGAGATTCCTTATACTATTTATTTCCAGAGGTAGTATATAAGATCGCTTTTGCTCTTTCGCTGATTTTTTACTTAGCAATGCCTTTTTACTTATCATTTCTTAAAGAAAAGTTTCCAGAAAATTTTTCCAAAAAAACAGTAAACTTCTTTATAATAACATGTTCTTTTCTATTTCTTTTTGTTTTGATCGCACCTTCTGACTTAGGTTCTAAAACTACACTACTTGGAATTTTTCTTACGATCCTTGGCTTATTCTATTCCATCATATGTCTTGTTTATGCGAGTTTCCAGAAAAGAGAAATGTCCTTACCTCTCCTTTTGATTCAAGTTTTTTTATTCCTATGTGCTATCAATGATACATTGTATTTATACGGAATCCTAAACTATTTTCTAATTCTTAAGTATTCTTATTTAACCACTGTTTTATTCCAGTCTCTTATTTTAGCTTCCTATTTTACAAAGTCCGTAATCAAAACGGAAGTATTAGGAAAAGAACTGATTAAACTGAATGAATCTTTAGAAAAAACTGTCATCCTTCGCACACAAGAATACAAAGAAGCAAAACATATTGCAGAAGAAGCAAATGAATGGAAAGATAAATTCATATCCTTAGTGGCCCATGACTTACGATCTCCATTAAGCACTGTATATTCTGCACTTACAATTGTAACTGACAAAGATTCCACGGAAGAAGAAAAAACACATATATTCAAACAATTGTTCGTAATATTAGAAAATGCAATGTCCACCGTGGAACATTTACTGAATTTAAACAGATTTAATAAAGGGAAAATACATTTAAACTTATCAAAAAACAATTTTTTGAACGTTTTACGACCGTTAATCGATTCTTTTGCTCTGGAATTACAGAAAAAATCAATACGATTAGATTATTCAATTTCAGAAACAGCAACAATCTATGCAGATAAATCAATACTCATTGAAATTATGCGGAATGTAATTGCCAATGCAATAAAATTCAGTAACCCAAATGGTTGGATCAAAGTAGGTATTCGTGACAATGAACAGTCTACTGAGATTACAATCGAAGACAATGGACGAGGAATTCCTATTGAACGTCAAAAAGATTTGTTCTACAAACAAATGACTTCACCGGGTAGCTTGGGAGAAAAGGGATTTGGAATTGGACTGAAACTATGTTTCGAACTCATCCGTCTCCACCAAGGGAACATCCGTGCTGAGTCACAAGAAAGAAAAGGGAGTCTCTTCACTTTAGAGTTTCCTAAAGAAACCTAA